A section of the Papio anubis isolate 15944 chromosome 4, Panubis1.0, whole genome shotgun sequence genome encodes:
- the LOC101006267 gene encoding LOW QUALITY PROTEIN: uncharacterized protein LOC101006267 (The sequence of the model RefSeq protein was modified relative to this genomic sequence to represent the inferred CDS: inserted 1 base in 1 codon; substituted 1 base at 1 genomic stop codon), protein AGGRTLALPEYLVVGFVSAACRDGYRLRPRSWQEEKLPPQRGWLRGWDGDSGVRSRTPAPSTQAEGPLCSAPQPACSYASQGTPRPVCSQNTAGSVCLSSGPIRNESRPRSWPPRXGWTLRHPLQPLSLDLPAEQTKTSHSPATARSCWWSSMPGRRERRRPGQPASTRAPTAEXVFFGSILKAVLSTVPLTRIDLSEPACQYRLAQDWPQGHIGAGGNQALAAAHRAKSMARQEVRPVRLATATVGAGFGAPQP, encoded by the exons GCAGGTGGCAGGACCCTGGCCCTTCCTGAGTATCTGGTTGTGGGTTTTGTCTCCGCAGCGTGCAGGGATGGGTACAGACTCCGTCCAAGGTCTTGGCAAGAAGAGAAACTGCCACCGCAGAGGGGCTGGCTGAGGGGCTGGGATGGGGACTCCGGGGTGCGGAGCCGCACACCAGCCCCTTCCACCCAGGCAGAAGGTCCATTGTGCTCTGCCCCGCAGCCTGCCTGTTCCTATGCCAGCCAGGGCACTCCCAGGCCTGTTTGCAGCCAGAACACAGCCGGTTCCGTGTGCTTGTCCTCAGGACCCATTAGGAATGAATCCAGGCCTCGGTCCTGGCCTCCTCGCTGAGGCTGGACGCTCAGGCATCCCCTTCAGCCCCTTTCTCTAGACCTTCCTGCTGAACAAACGAAAACATCTCACAGCCCTGCAACAGCCAGGAGCTGCTGGTGGAGCTCCATGCCCGGCCGCAGAGAGAGGAGGCGCCCTGGGCAGCCCGCCAGCACCCGGGCTCCCACAGCGG GCGTCTTCTTCGGCTCTATTTTGAAAGCTGTTCTTTCCACAGTGCCTTTGACAAGAATCGATTTGAGTGAGCCAGCGTGTCAATACAGGCTAGCACAGGACTGGCCTCAGGGCCACATTGGGGCGGGCGGCAACCAGGCCCTGGCTGCAGCCCACAGGGCCAAAAGCATGGCCAGGCAGGAGGTGCGACCTGTGAGGTTGGCTACAGCGACCGTGGGCGCTGGGTTCGGGGCTCCTCAGCCCTGA